The following coding sequences are from one bacterium window:
- a CDS encoding sigma-54 dependent transcriptional regulator yields MAVNAVQKTAETGEARPAILVVDDDESMRDILQAILRKDYDVHLAATLSEARQILQNFEIQVVLLDVRLNQEDGLTLLPEIKEMNERIEVVVITVITDVKTAVQAMKLGAYDYVNKEFNPDDLKAIITRVIEKQRATKELIYLREEVRQITPDAAFLIGRSRAMTAVKEMADRAAPIPTTVLITGETGTGKELIARYIHRQSHLADKPFVTVNLAAIPSELMESTLFGHEKGSFTGAHRLHYGKFELADGGTLFLDEIGELRYDLQSKLLRAIQENEIERIGGNRLIPVKVRLIAATNANLLEKIKNKQFREDLYYRLNVVPIHVPPLRERIEDLPVLAELFLDRYNKKFNRRVRGFKKEIFEVLATYDWPGNIRELENFVERIVAITNKDYVGFTDIPLEYQLHKVEKTEVAEGEELLQKTLDAFEKSFILRILDEEGWNQTQASKRLGIHRKTLEYKVKRLNLGEMIALERKRED; encoded by the coding sequence ATGGCCGTGAACGCAGTCCAAAAAACCGCCGAGACCGGCGAAGCGAGGCCCGCGATTCTCGTGGTCGACGACGACGAGAGCATGCGCGACATCCTCCAGGCCATCCTGCGCAAGGACTACGACGTCCATTTGGCCGCGACCCTGAGCGAGGCGCGGCAGATCCTCCAAAATTTCGAGATCCAGGTCGTCCTCCTGGACGTGCGCTTGAACCAGGAGGACGGGCTGACGCTCCTGCCCGAGATCAAGGAGATGAACGAGCGGATCGAGGTCGTCGTCATCACCGTGATCACGGACGTGAAGACCGCCGTGCAGGCCATGAAGCTCGGCGCCTACGACTACGTCAACAAGGAGTTCAATCCGGACGACCTCAAGGCCATCATCACCCGGGTGATCGAGAAACAGCGGGCCACGAAGGAACTGATCTACCTGAGGGAGGAGGTCCGTCAGATCACTCCCGACGCCGCCTTTCTCATCGGACGCAGCCGCGCGATGACGGCGGTCAAGGAGATGGCGGACCGCGCGGCGCCGATCCCGACCACGGTCCTCATCACGGGGGAGACGGGGACGGGCAAGGAGCTCATCGCGCGCTACATTCACCGCCAAAGCCACTTGGCCGACAAGCCGTTCGTGACGGTCAACCTCGCGGCGATCCCCTCGGAGCTCATGGAGTCGACGCTCTTCGGCCACGAGAAGGGCTCGTTCACGGGCGCTCACCGCCTCCACTACGGCAAGTTCGAGCTGGCCGACGGGGGCACGCTCTTCCTCGACGAGATCGGTGAGCTCCGCTACGACCTTCAGAGCAAGTTGCTGCGCGCCATCCAGGAGAACGAGATCGAGCGCATCGGCGGCAATCGTTTGATCCCCGTCAAGGTGAGGCTCATCGCCGCGACCAACGCCAATCTCCTGGAGAAGATCAAGAACAAGCAGTTCCGGGAGGACCTCTACTACCGGTTGAACGTGGTGCCCATCCACGTCCCTCCCCTGCGGGAAAGGATCGAAGACCTGCCGGTCCTGGCCGAGCTCTTCCTCGACCGCTACAACAAGAAGTTCAACCGGCGCGTGCGGGGGTTCAAGAAGGAGATCTTCGAGGTCCTCGCCACCTACGACTGGCCGGGCAACATCCGGGAGCTGGAAAACTTCGTCGAACGGATCGTCGCCATCACCAACAAGGACTACGTCGGCTTCACCGACATTCCGCTTGAATATCAGCTCCATAAGGTGGAAAAGACGGAGGTCGCCGAGGGGGAGGAACTTCTGCAAAAAACCCTCGACGCCTTCGAGAAGAGCTTTATTCTCCGGATTCTGGACGAAGAAGGCTGGAACCAAACACAAGCGTCAAAAAGGTTGGGGATTCATCGGAAGACGCTCGAATACAAGGTCAAGCGGCTCAACCTGGGAGAGATGATTGCTTTGGAGAGAAAGAGAGAAGATTAG
- a CDS encoding gliding-motility protein MglA, with translation MSFINTRDKEVNCKIAYFGPAFSGKTTTLRHIYQETAPGHRGKITTLSGADDKTLFFDFLPLSLGKIKDYNVRLHLYTVPGQVIYDSSRTIILKGVDGVVFVADSQVEKLEDNLESWRNLEKSLKNAGLDFKTIPIALQYNKRDLANRMPAEEFRALFNNRDLPEFETIATQGKNVMECFQAVAKKVLKELK, from the coding sequence GTGTCATTCATCAACACGCGGGACAAAGAGGTCAATTGCAAGATCGCCTATTTCGGACCGGCCTTCTCGGGCAAGACGACGACGCTCCGCCACATCTATCAGGAAACGGCGCCCGGCCATCGCGGCAAGATCACGACCCTTTCCGGGGCCGACGACAAGACGCTGTTTTTCGATTTTCTTCCCCTCTCGCTCGGCAAGATCAAGGATTACAACGTCCGCCTCCACCTCTATACCGTGCCCGGGCAGGTGATCTACGACTCTTCGCGCACGATCATCCTCAAGGGTGTGGACGGCGTCGTGTTCGTCGCCGACTCCCAGGTGGAAAAGCTGGAGGACAACCTGGAGAGCTGGCGGAACCTGGAAAAAAGCCTGAAGAACGCAGGACTCGACTTCAAAACGATCCCCATCGCCTTGCAATACAACAAGCGGGACCTCGCCAACCGGATGCCGGCGGAGGAGTTCCGCGCCCTTTTCAACAACCGCGACCTCCCGGAATTTGAAACCATCGCGACGCAAGGGAAAAACGTCATGGAATGCTTCCAGGCGGTCGCCAAGAAAGTCCTAAAGGAGCTCAAATGA
- a CDS encoding DUF4399 domain-containing protein, giving the protein MMRRSLLLAAAAILVAAGCSKAPKIPRAKSSPGARVFIVEPANGAAVTSPITVKFGAEGIELAKAADGIKDNSGHHHLLVDLGQLPPMDQPLPSNEHILHFGQAQTETSINLPPGQHTLQLLLAGGNHVPNDPPVISEKITITVQ; this is encoded by the coding sequence ATGATGCGCCGATCCCTCCTACTCGCCGCCGCCGCGATCCTGGTCGCGGCGGGATGTTCGAAGGCCCCGAAAATCCCCCGCGCCAAATCGAGCCCAGGCGCCCGTGTCTTCATCGTCGAGCCCGCGAACGGGGCGGCGGTGACAAGCCCTATCACGGTCAAGTTCGGCGCCGAGGGCATCGAGCTCGCCAAGGCGGCGGATGGGATCAAGGACAACAGCGGGCATCACCACCTGCTCGTGGATTTGGGCCAGCTTCCTCCGATGGATCAGCCCCTGCCGTCCAACGAGCACATCCTCCATTTCGGGCAGGCTCAGACGGAGACCAGCATCAACCTGCCGCCGGGCCAGCACACTCTCCAGCTCCTGCTGGCGGGCGGGAACCACGTCCCCAACGACCCTCCGGTGATATCCGAGAAGATTACGATCACGGTGCAATAG
- the fsa gene encoding fructose-6-phosphate aldolase → MEFFIDTADVKEIQECHAMGLVDGVTTNPSLAAKVGRKYDDILKDICGIVDGPISAETISLDFDGMMKEAHHFAKIHKNIVIKVPMTLTGLKAVRHLASQGIKTNVTVTFSANQALLAAKAGATYVSPFIGRLDDISEEGMELIGHIRRIYDNYEFETKILVASVRNPIHVRDAALIGADVATIPAAILKQLASHPLTDIGIERFIKDWEKIPK, encoded by the coding sequence ATGGAATTTTTCATCGACACCGCCGACGTGAAGGAGATCCAGGAATGCCACGCGATGGGCTTGGTCGACGGCGTGACCACCAACCCCTCTCTCGCCGCCAAGGTCGGCCGCAAGTACGATGACATCCTGAAGGACATCTGCGGCATCGTCGACGGTCCCATCAGCGCGGAAACGATCAGTCTGGACTTTGACGGCATGATGAAGGAGGCGCATCACTTCGCGAAGATCCACAAGAACATCGTGATCAAGGTCCCGATGACCCTGACCGGCCTGAAGGCGGTCCGGCATCTCGCCTCCCAGGGCATCAAGACGAACGTGACCGTGACGTTTTCCGCCAACCAGGCCCTGCTCGCCGCCAAGGCGGGCGCGACCTACGTGAGCCCTTTCATCGGACGGTTGGACGACATTTCGGAGGAAGGCATGGAGCTGATCGGCCACATCCGGAGAATCTACGACAACTACGAGTTCGAGACGAAGATCCTGGTGGCGTCCGTCCGCAACCCCATCCACGTGCGCGACGCGGCCCTGATCGGTGCGGATGTCGCCACGATTCCCGCCGCGATCCTCAAGCAGCTCGCAAGTCACCCCCTGACCGACATCGGCATCGAAAGATTCATCAAGGATTGGGAAAAGATCCCGAAATAA
- the folK gene encoding 2-amino-4-hydroxy-6-hydroxymethyldihydropteridine diphosphokinase: MAMRPYIVYIGVGSNQGDRHENIERSRSRLGQSGAHVRRVSPLYETQALLKPGQPSQPDFLNGVFEVETVLDPERLLDLLETIERELGRTGKGDWSPRTIDLDILLYENLVLDSPRLKIPHPEMTRRGFVLKPLADLAKDVVHPVLKKTIKEILWNFSSTPPT, from the coding sequence ATGGCCATGCGCCCCTACATCGTTTACATCGGCGTTGGTTCAAACCAAGGAGACCGCCATGAGAACATCGAGAGATCTCGCAGCCGTCTTGGCCAGTCAGGGGCTCACGTCCGACGTGTTTCGCCTCTTTATGAGACTCAAGCGCTGCTCAAGCCGGGTCAGCCCTCCCAACCGGACTTTCTCAACGGCGTCTTCGAAGTCGAAACCGTCCTCGACCCGGAACGCCTCCTTGACCTCCTCGAAACGATAGAGCGCGAACTCGGCCGGACCGGAAAGGGCGATTGGTCGCCGCGGACGATCGACCTCGACATCCTCCTCTACGAAAATCTTGTTCTGGATTCGCCCCGCCTCAAGATCCCCCATCCGGAAATGACCCGCCGTGGCTTCGTGCTGAAACCCCTTGCGGACTTAGCGAAGGATGTGGTGCATCCGGTACTCAAGAAAACGATCAAGGAGATTTTATGGAATTTTTCATCGACACCGCCGACGTGA
- a CDS encoding LL-diaminopimelate aminotransferase, producing the protein MDIRLADRIKHLPPYLFAEIDRLKAEQLKKGVDLIDLGIGDPDQPTPRHIIEALQKAASDAANHQYPSYEGMPRFREAAAGWMKRRFGVTLDPATEVVALIGSKEGIANFPLAFVNPGDVVLVPSPGYPPYNTGTLFAGGEPHFMPLKRENRFLPDLDAIPADVLKRAKVIHVNYPNNPTGAVAGRGFFERVTAFAKKNGIIVCSDAAYCEQYEGEKPLSFLEIDGAREVGIEFHSLSKTYNMTGWRIGFACGNRDVIAGLGKVKTNIDSGIFQAVQWAGVAALEGDQACVEDMRKIYRNRRRALVEGLKKIGWDVAEATAAFYVWVAVPKGYDSKRLAMKALEEAGVVITPGVGFGAGGEGYVRFALTRDEKRIGEAIERLAKLKL; encoded by the coding sequence GTGGACATACGGCTCGCCGACCGCATCAAGCACCTCCCGCCGTATCTCTTCGCCGAGATCGACCGGCTCAAGGCCGAGCAGCTGAAAAAGGGCGTCGACCTGATCGACCTGGGGATCGGCGACCCAGACCAGCCCACGCCCAGGCACATCATCGAGGCCCTCCAAAAGGCGGCGTCGGACGCCGCCAATCATCAATACCCGAGCTATGAGGGAATGCCGCGTTTTCGGGAGGCGGCGGCAGGCTGGATGAAGAGGCGCTTCGGCGTCACGCTTGATCCCGCAACGGAGGTCGTCGCTCTGATCGGCTCCAAGGAGGGCATCGCGAATTTCCCCCTGGCCTTCGTCAATCCGGGCGACGTCGTCCTCGTCCCGTCCCCCGGTTATCCTCCCTATAATACGGGCACGCTCTTCGCGGGCGGGGAGCCCCACTTCATGCCCCTGAAGCGCGAGAACCGCTTTCTGCCCGACCTGGACGCGATCCCGGCGGACGTCCTCAAGCGGGCGAAGGTCATCCACGTGAACTACCCGAACAACCCGACGGGCGCGGTGGCCGGGCGCGGGTTCTTCGAGCGAGTGACCGCCTTTGCGAAAAAAAATGGCATCATCGTGTGCAGCGACGCGGCTTACTGCGAGCAGTACGAGGGCGAGAAGCCGCTCTCGTTCCTGGAGATCGACGGGGCGCGCGAGGTCGGCATTGAATTTCATTCGCTTTCGAAGACGTACAACATGACCGGATGGCGGATCGGATTCGCCTGCGGCAACAGGGATGTCATTGCCGGGCTGGGCAAAGTGAAGACGAACATCGACTCCGGGATCTTCCAGGCTGTCCAGTGGGCGGGCGTCGCCGCGTTGGAGGGCGACCAGGCGTGTGTGGAGGACATGAGGAAGATTTACCGCAACCGGCGCCGCGCGCTCGTCGAGGGTTTGAAAAAGATCGGATGGGACGTGGCCGAGGCGACGGCCGCCTTCTACGTATGGGTGGCTGTTCCGAAGGGTTACGATTCGAAGCGGCTTGCGATGAAGGCGCTGGAAGAGGCGGGCGTCGTCATCACCCCCGGCGTCGGGTTCGGCGCGGGTGGCGAAGGGTACGTGCGGTTCGCCCTCACGCGGGACGAAAAGCGGATCGGTGAGGCGATTGAACGATTGGCGAAATTAAAATTGTAA